Genomic window (Streptomyces sp. NBC_01431):
GCGAGGCGCCACCCCGGGCAGGTCTCCGATCGCGTCCGCGAACTTGTCCCGGTTGGCTCGCAACGTCCGCAGGATGTCCGGCAGTTTGCGCACCTGGGCGAGCGCGAGGGCGCCGGTCAGCTCGTGCATCCGCAGGTTCAGACCGAACAGCGGCGGCCCGTCGGTGACGCCCAACCGCAGGGGCGCGGCGCCGTGATCGTGCAGGGCGAAGGCCGTCTCGTACAGATCGTCGTCGTCGGTGAGCAGCACGCCGCCGTCGCCCGCGGTGAAGGTCTTGAAGACGTTGAGACTGAACGCGCCGAATCCACCGACGGTCCCCAGGTGGCGGCCGCGGTACGTCCCACCACCGGCCTGCGCGCAGTCCTCCACGAGCAGCAGCCCGTGCTCACGTGTGACGGCGTCCAGGGCGTCGAGGTCACACGGCGCTCCGAGCATGTGCACGGCGAGCACCGCCTTCGTGCGCGAGGTGATCTTCGCAGCCACGTCCGCCGGATCCAGCAGCAGGCTCTCGTCGATCTCGGCGAGCACCGGCTCGGCCCCCGTATGCGCAACGGCGGCGATCGAGGCGATGAAGGTGTAGCCCGGCACGATCACCTCGTCGCCCGGACCGATGCCCGCGGCGAGCAGCCCGGCGTACAGGGCGCTGGTGCAGCTGTTCATGCCCAGGCAGTGGCGCGCACCGGTAAGGGTGCGGAATTCCTGCTCGAACTGTGAAACCTTCGACGGCAGCGCGGACCCGTCGTGGTCGTCGAAGCGGTACCGGCTCAGCTCCCGCTCACGTATGACGCTCAGCAGCTCGGCTTCCTCTTCCGGGCCGATACGGGAAACTCCTGGTCCTGCCATGGCGATCCCTCTTCTCGTCTGACTCTGTCGGGTTATCCGTGTCCGACCGCGGTCCGCGGTGCCTTCGACGACGCGTCGGACAGGTCGCTCGGGACCAGATCCATCAGCAGTGCGTCCCGCCACCTACCGAGGTGGCGTTCGTGCGCCCTCATCCGGCCGACGTGCCGGAATCCCACCTTCTCCAGGCACCGCACAGCAGCCCCGTTGCCGGAATTGGGCGCCGCGGTGATGCGGTGCCCGCCGCCGGCGAAGACCGACTCGGCGAACAGACGCAACGCCCGGGTCCCGATCTCCCGGCCCCGGTCGGCCGAGGCGGACACCGCCAGCGCCGCGATCTGGATGTGAGCGAACTCCGGATCAGCCTCCGTGCGGTACTCCAGGAAGCCGACCGGACGATCGTGCTCAAGCATCACCAGGCAGCGTTCGTGCTGGAACCGGCTGAGCACTCCGTCGGTCGGTTCCAGCGCCCGCCATGCCAGCACGTCGGCGTCGCCGAACGTGCGGCGGAACAGTTCGACGTCTTCCGGTATCGCACGGCGCAACCCGATGCCGCTCTCGTCGACGCGGTCGTCCTCGACGATGGCGGCACCGGGCCGTACCGATGCCTGCTCGCCGGCCGCGATCAGCGTCTCCAGCAGGTCGACCAGCTCGGCGGCGTCCTCCACCCGCGGGTTCGGTACGACGCGACACGTGGGTGCCTCGAACGCCTCGGCGGTCAGGAACGGATGGTTGCCCAGGACCAGCAGCGGGCGTCCCGTGTCCAGGGCGAGACCGATCTCGGTGAGCGTGCCGTAACGGCCTTCGAACGCGATCATGCCGTCGCCGCACCAGTTGAGGATGTTGCTCCGGGCCAGGTCCATCGAGGTGGGCAGGGCCCAGGTGGTTCCGTCCTCGGCGTCGGCCAGCCGGTTCCACTTCAACAACGCGAGTGTGTCGCCGCCGACCGCCTGGCAGCCCTTGTTGGCCGCGGCCGCCACACCACCCTCGCCGCCGCTTATCAGGCCGTAGCCACGTTGGGCGAGCTCTTTGCCGATCATCTCCGCCAGCCGGAGGACGTCGGCTCCCGCGTTGCCGGGCCGACCACCGAGGACCGCGATCGCGCGGCGGCGGGTCATTTGACCGCCTCCTGGTGCCTGACTTGCCGCATACTCCACTCCAATTGGTCCAGTTCGATCAGGACGTCGGCCGGGCGCACACCAGCCGCGCACGGGGCCGGACAGCCGGTGTAGTAGCGCCGGCAGGTGCCGTTCGGCTTCATGTAGGAACACGACAGCGCGAAGGCGCTCTGCACGATCCGCGAGACCTCGGGGGCCGCCACCGGTGACCAGATGTCACCGTCGGTCGCCAGGTACAGCGTGACCACGGGGCAACCCAGCGCGGCCGCCAGGTGTACGGCCAGCGTGTCGTTGCTGACCAGCACGTCCAGCCCGGCGATCCAGTCGCGCAGGGCTTCCAGCGAGTGCGGGAACACCGTGTCGGTGATGCCCGGCGCCGAGGACAGCTGCCCTGCCAGGGCCCGCTCGTCCGCTCCGAGCCCGACCGCGACTTCTACGTTCAGTCCTCGGTCGTCCAGCTGCGTGATCAGCGTCGACCAGTCGTCCACGGGCCAGCGTTTGACCGCGGCACTGGCGCCGACGTAGCAGCCGACCACGCCGGGACGTGGTTGTCGCCGGTCGGCGAGCCAGGCCGGGCGGTTCAGGTCGACGGGGACGTCGTGGGCCCGCAGGAGACTGGCGGCCTGCTCAGCGAAGGGCAGTCGCTGCGGACGCTCGCCCAGTTCGTGCAGATCCCAGCACTCGACTCCCCTTCTCGTCGCCTCCGCCCGGAACTCGAAGTAGTTTCCGTCCTCTTCGGCGGACTCCATTCTGAGGTTGACGACCAGGTCCACACCGTTGCGATCGATGAAGTTCCACAGCTCTTCCCGATCGGTCGGCAGGAACCGTCGCCACAGTGCCGGGAAGGTCCCGGAAGCACCACGCATGCCGACCGCCGTACGCACCCACTCGGTGTCGAGTGCGATGTTCGGTGCCATGAAGTAGCGCCATCCCGGATGACGCCGCTCGAACGCCGCCAGGAGTGGCGCCGCAATGATGCCGTTGCCCACGCCCTCGTTTATGACGGCCATTGCCGTACGCATACTTGCCCTTCTGAGTCAGCGTTCATGAACTGGTCGATGGCCGGCCCACATGGCTCGTGAGAGTGCGACTGCGAATCGCGGGTGATGCCACGTCAACTTGAGGAATTCCGCGGGGACTTGGCGGGTCAGCCGGGCTGGCGCCCGAAGGATGACGGGCGTCCAACACCCCGGCATGACCCGCCCACACAACCGCACTCTGTCCGGACGGCGAAGAAACGAGAAGGTCATCCACCACGTCAGAGAGCAGTTACACGGCAAAGCCCTCAGGCATGGATGACGTGCTAGCCGGCGGATCCCGGTCGAGCACTCAGACGGCTGAGGAGCCGCGGGCTGGAGAGTTGGTCCAGGTAGTCGGGCTCGTTGCGGGCCCGCTCGATGCCGGGACGGAGGTCCAGGAGGTAGCGCACCGAGTCCACCTCCTTGCAGCCGACTCCCAGTTTCCTCGCGAGACGGTTGTAGAGCTTTCGCGCGGCACTGTTGTCCGGCTCGGTCTCGCCTTCGGCGAACTCGTAGCCCCGCCGCATCGACTCGACGAATCCCGCGGCCACCAGGAGTGCTCCGATGCCCAGGACGCCACGAAGTGACTCGGTCACATAGACGTCGTGCACATACGCCACGTTGTCGGCGAACTGGAGGTTCGGGATGGGGTCGACCATCACCAGGCCCACAGCGACGCCCTCTTCGACCGCCATGATCTGGAAGCTCGCCTCATGGCCGACAAGGCCCTCGAAGAAGGCGCGAGTACTGGCGAGGTCGACCTCCTTTCCGCAGTCGTGTTGCTGCTCCACGATCAGAGGCATGAGCATGTCCAGTTCATCCTTGCTCACCACGACCGTTTCAATACTCACGTGATCTCCATCCCTGCGGTGCGTCCATCGATCGGCAAGTTCCGTACCCCGGCTGACGTGACTTCAGCTGCGGTCGTTCGTGTTTTTGAAATGCAGGTACAACTCATGGGCAGCGAGCCGTAGTTCGTCCGGGCCGGGCCGGGGCCGCGTCGGGAGTGATGTGTCCAGAGCGGACATGTCAGCGCAGGTCCAGTACTGATACCGGCCGATGTGAGGGTTCGGGACCAACCGCACGTTCAACGGTGTCTGCGCGAAGTCCGAACACCAGCGGAGCAACTCGGCGAAGCTGACCGCATGGCCCGATCCGAGGTTGTAGACGCCGGAGGGCGCCGCTGGATCAGCCATGAGGACACACGTCTGCGCGACCGTGGCGACGGGAACGTAGTCCCGGCACGCCTCCAAGGTATCGGCGAAGACCGTGAGCGGTTCCTGCCGCGCGGTCGCGCGGAGCAACTGGCCGATGATGGAGGCCATCGACTTCTTGTGCTGCTCCCCGGTACCGAAGACATTGGTGAACCGCAGTCCCGCCCACCCCGGTCCGCCGTCGGCGTCGAACCGCGTGGCCATGTGCGTGTCGAACAATGCCTTCGAGCGGGCGTAGGCGTTCAGCGGGCCGGAGCACGCGGAGGACCCCAGTGCGTTTTCCGGCAGCGGCCGCCGTTCGGCGATCTCACCGTAGACGCTGGACGAAGACGCGTAGACGAAACGCGTGCCACTGCGCCCGCAGCGCTCCGCCAGTGCCGCCGGCCCGGCGATGTTCGTCTGCTCCAGCGCCTGCCAGTTGTCCTCGACCGTGCTGCTGATGGCACCGAGGTGCACCACCGCTGTGAACCGGCCCTCCTCCACCGCGTGGAGAATCGCCGGGTCGTCGAACGAACTGATGTGGACGGTGGTGTCCCGGCACAGGTCGGGCGGCGGCGTGGTGAGGTCCACCGTCGTCACCCGGTACCCGACGTCCAGGCAGGCGCGTGCCACGTGCCTCCCGATGAAACCGGCCGCGCCGGTGACGAGCACACTCTGTTCGTTCATGCCTGCCGCCCTTGGGGTCCGGCCCACGTGAGGGGCCGGACAGAAGCCGTGCGGAAGTGAAGGGGAGGGAGCCTTGTCATCACTGGGTCCGTGCCGACTCGATCAGCGACGACGTCGACCAGCCGGCGACGAAAGGTACGACCACGGTTCGTCCGCCCAGAGAGCTGACCAGCTTGTCCTCGGGAATTTCCATTCCCGCGTAGTCGCCGCCCTTGACCCAGATCGCGGGCCGCAGCGCTCGTATGGCAGCCTCGGGGGTGTCCTCGTCAAACACGAGAACGGCATCCACCGAAGCGAGCGCTTCGAGCACGAGCGCGCGTTGTGCCGCCGGTACGATCGGGCGCGA
Coding sequences:
- a CDS encoding DegT/DnrJ/EryC1/StrS family aminotransferase, which produces MAGPGVSRIGPEEEAELLSVIRERELSRYRFDDHDGSALPSKVSQFEQEFRTLTGARHCLGMNSCTSALYAGLLAAGIGPGDEVIVPGYTFIASIAAVAHTGAEPVLAEIDESLLLDPADVAAKITSRTKAVLAVHMLGAPCDLDALDAVTREHGLLLVEDCAQAGGGTYRGRHLGTVGGFGAFSLNVFKTFTAGDGGVLLTDDDDLYETAFALHDHGAAPLRLGVTDGPPLFGLNLRMHELTGALALAQVRKLPDILRTLRANRDKFADAIGDLPGVAPRRLHDPDGDCATVLAYTFASAAIADEVAGRLGTITLSRSGKHNYANMPQLRPDLLGSPDAATRRPNRSVLRRSYPPGSLPRTDDLLSRSIALSVGVVDSYLGSGVGIDVMADDDTIEAAARQFRTTVEDVAKAAS
- a CDS encoding GNAT family N-acetyltransferase yields the protein MSIETVVVSKDELDMLMPLIVEQQHDCGKEVDLASTRAFFEGLVGHEASFQIMAVEEGVAVGLVMVDPIPNLQFADNVAYVHDVYVTESLRGVLGIGALLVAAGFVESMRRGYEFAEGETEPDNSAARKLYNRLARKLGVGCKEVDSVRYLLDLRPGIERARNEPDYLDQLSSPRLLSRLSARPGSAG
- a CDS encoding GNAT family N-acetyltransferase; the protein is MTRRRAIAVLGGRPGNAGADVLRLAEMIGKELAQRGYGLISGGEGGVAAAANKGCQAVGGDTLALLKWNRLADAEDGTTWALPTSMDLARSNILNWCGDGMIAFEGRYGTLTEIGLALDTGRPLLVLGNHPFLTAEAFEAPTCRVVPNPRVEDAAELVDLLETLIAAGEQASVRPGAAIVEDDRVDESGIGLRRAIPEDVELFRRTFGDADVLAWRALEPTDGVLSRFQHERCLVMLEHDRPVGFLEYRTEADPEFAHIQIAALAVSASADRGREIGTRALRLFAESVFAGGGHRITAAPNSGNGAAVRCLEKVGFRHVGRMRAHERHLGRWRDALLMDLVPSDLSDASSKAPRTAVGHG
- a CDS encoding glycosyltransferase family 9 protein encodes the protein MAVINEGVGNGIIAAPLLAAFERRHPGWRYFMAPNIALDTEWVRTAVGMRGASGTFPALWRRFLPTDREELWNFIDRNGVDLVVNLRMESAEEDGNYFEFRAEATRRGVECWDLHELGERPQRLPFAEQAASLLRAHDVPVDLNRPAWLADRRQPRPGVVGCYVGASAAVKRWPVDDWSTLITQLDDRGLNVEVAVGLGADERALAGQLSSAPGITDTVFPHSLEALRDWIAGLDVLVSNDTLAVHLAAALGCPVVTLYLATDGDIWSPVAAPEVSRIVQSAFALSCSYMKPNGTCRRYYTGCPAPCAAGVRPADVLIELDQLEWSMRQVRHQEAVK
- a CDS encoding NAD-dependent epimerase/dehydratase family protein, which codes for MNEQSVLVTGAAGFIGRHVARACLDVGYRVTTVDLTTPPPDLCRDTTVHISSFDDPAILHAVEEGRFTAVVHLGAISSTVEDNWQALEQTNIAGPAALAERCGRSGTRFVYASSSSVYGEIAERRPLPENALGSSACSGPLNAYARSKALFDTHMATRFDADGGPGWAGLRFTNVFGTGEQHKKSMASIIGQLLRATARQEPLTVFADTLEACRDYVPVATVAQTCVLMADPAAPSGVYNLGSGHAVSFAELLRWCSDFAQTPLNVRLVPNPHIGRYQYWTCADMSALDTSLPTRPRPGPDELRLAAHELYLHFKNTNDRS